One window from the genome of Haloprofundus halobius encodes:
- a CDS encoding ABC transporter substrate-binding protein, giving the protein MRRRKYLGLGAGALVTALAGCSDTSDESTPAEGTGTSGDASGTEESTGNGSETGTENGESGSYTVSMAPVGDVTFDSVPEKWLVYEAGYADMGVALGQADGLLAVGNKPRYYTRYYDELDGVSVDSGSLTQLLGDGSQIDKELLYELNADVHLVDPNWLISGSGFGLEQADIDELDENVAPFIGNTIFRRTDTEWHDYEYYTMYEAFEKVAQVFQQEERYQQFKSVHDDYVESVQSELPPEGERPNALLTFGAGDEPEEFSPYRLTDEGTNKKQFHDLGIGDALEGTGVDGLSTSDRGTIDYETMLEVDPDVLLVRGHEDKTADEFANTVLSFMQNHDVASELTAVQNEMVFRGGPIYQGPIQHLFTLERAAKDFFPETFEGDLFDRSAVSDAISG; this is encoded by the coding sequence ATGCGACGACGAAAGTATCTCGGCCTCGGCGCGGGTGCGCTCGTGACGGCACTCGCTGGCTGTTCGGACACCTCGGACGAGTCGACGCCCGCGGAGGGGACGGGTACGTCCGGCGACGCTTCGGGAACCGAGGAGTCGACGGGGAACGGCTCGGAGACGGGAACGGAGAACGGTGAGAGCGGGTCGTACACCGTCTCGATGGCACCCGTCGGCGACGTGACGTTCGACTCCGTTCCGGAAAAGTGGCTCGTCTACGAGGCGGGCTACGCCGACATGGGCGTCGCGCTCGGGCAGGCCGACGGACTGCTCGCCGTCGGCAACAAACCGCGCTACTACACCCGCTACTACGACGAACTCGACGGCGTGAGCGTCGACAGCGGATCGCTGACGCAGTTGCTCGGCGACGGGTCGCAGATAGACAAGGAACTGCTCTACGAACTGAACGCCGACGTCCACCTCGTCGACCCGAACTGGCTGATAAGCGGCTCCGGGTTCGGTCTGGAGCAGGCGGACATCGACGAACTCGACGAGAACGTCGCGCCCTTTATCGGCAACACCATCTTCCGGCGGACCGACACCGAGTGGCACGACTACGAGTACTACACGATGTACGAGGCGTTCGAGAAGGTCGCACAGGTGTTCCAGCAGGAGGAACGCTACCAGCAGTTCAAATCGGTGCACGACGACTACGTCGAGTCGGTACAGTCCGAACTGCCGCCGGAGGGAGAGCGGCCGAACGCGCTCTTGACCTTCGGCGCGGGCGACGAACCCGAGGAGTTCTCCCCGTACCGTCTCACCGACGAGGGGACGAACAAGAAGCAGTTCCACGACCTCGGTATCGGTGACGCGCTCGAAGGCACCGGCGTCGACGGCCTCTCGACGAGCGACCGCGGCACCATCGACTACGAGACGATGCTCGAAGTCGACCCCGACGTCCTGCTCGTCCGCGGACACGAGGACAAGACCGCTGACGAGTTCGCGAACACGGTTCTGTCGTTCATGCAGAACCACGACGTCGCGAGCGAACTGACCGCCGTCCAAAACGAGATGGTGTTCCGCGGCGGCCCCATCTACCAGGGGCCGATTCAGCACCTGTTCACGCTCGAACGCGCCGCGAAGGACTTCTTCCCGGAGACGTTCGAGGGTGACCTCTTCGACCGGAGCGCCGTGTCGGACGCCATCTCCGGTTGA
- a CDS encoding type II toxin-antitoxin system RatA family toxin produces MDEIAVSTVVYLPSEEVYEFLVDFPRYANYSKYLTDVRADGDGVPGTEYALRFEWWKLSYTAHSEVTELDPPNRIEWRLTKTIDAEGRWLVEPLEELPENAPPDAETACRVLFEVEFDPDSAHGALDLPMFVSFDWVIDKIKPLVVKEAERVVERVVTDLEGRERSVTLTVRERPSGV; encoded by the coding sequence GTGGACGAGATAGCCGTCTCGACGGTCGTCTACCTCCCGTCCGAGGAGGTGTACGAGTTCCTCGTCGATTTCCCCAGATACGCGAACTACTCGAAGTACCTCACCGACGTGCGTGCCGATGGCGACGGCGTGCCGGGGACGGAGTACGCGCTCCGGTTCGAGTGGTGGAAACTGAGTTACACCGCCCACTCGGAGGTGACGGAACTCGACCCGCCGAATCGCATCGAGTGGCGACTCACGAAGACCATCGACGCGGAGGGCCGCTGGCTCGTCGAGCCGCTGGAGGAACTCCCCGAGAACGCGCCGCCGGACGCCGAGACGGCGTGCCGCGTGCTGTTCGAGGTCGAGTTCGACCCCGACAGCGCCCACGGAGCGCTGGACCTCCCGATGTTCGTCTCCTTCGACTGGGTCATCGACAAGATAAAACCGCTCGTCGTCAAGGAGGCCGAACGCGTCGTCGAACGCGTCGTCACCGATCTCGAAGGCCGGGAGCGCTCGGTGACGCTCACCGTCCGCGAACGGCCGAGCGGCGTGTGA